The Toxorhynchites rutilus septentrionalis strain SRP chromosome 3, ASM2978413v1, whole genome shotgun sequence genome includes a region encoding these proteins:
- the LOC129776270 gene encoding general odorant-binding protein 72-like isoform X2: MIDVNQISVLFSTLILCSHLAGYDCGATKEQMMKTGRMFRQVCQPKHKVPDDILDAGRNGVFADTKDFKCYVSCLLDMMQVTRKGKVNYESSLKQIDQFIPDDMKGDFRKGLDACKDAAQGMKNHCDAAFTLLKCFHANNPQFVFP; encoded by the exons ATGATAGACGTTAACCAAATTTCAGTACTATTTTCGACCCTAATCCTGTGCTCCCACCTCGCGGGATATGATTGC GGAGCGACTAAGGAGCAGATGATGAAAACCGGCCGAATGTTTCGACAGGTGTGTCAACCAAAACACAAAGTTCCCGATG ATATACTGGATGCTGGTAGAAATGGTGTGTTTGCCGATACTAAAGATTTCAAGTGCTACGTTAGTTGTTTACTGGACATGATGCAAGTG ACACGAAAAGGAAAGGTAAACTACGAAAGCTCATTGAAGCAAATTGATCAATTCATTCCGGACGATATGAAAGGAGACTTTCGTAAGGGATTGGACGCCTGCAAAGACGCTG CTCAAGGCATGAAAAATCATTGCGATGCGGCTTTCACACTTCTCAAATGTTTCCACGCCAACAACCCGCAGTTTGTCTTTCCCTAA
- the LOC129776270 gene encoding general odorant-binding protein 72-like isoform X1, which translates to MIDVNQISVLFSTLILCSHLAGYDCGATKEQMMKTGRMFRQVCQPKHKVPDDILDAGRNGVFADTKDFKCYVSCLLDMMQVTRKGKVNYESSLKQIDQFIPDDMKGDFRKGLDACKDAGSYQSYFDLKGEFIDSIFSAQGMKNHCDAAFTLLKCFHANNPQFVFP; encoded by the exons ATGATAGACGTTAACCAAATTTCAGTACTATTTTCGACCCTAATCCTGTGCTCCCACCTCGCGGGATATGATTGC GGAGCGACTAAGGAGCAGATGATGAAAACCGGCCGAATGTTTCGACAGGTGTGTCAACCAAAACACAAAGTTCCCGATG ATATACTGGATGCTGGTAGAAATGGTGTGTTTGCCGATACTAAAGATTTCAAGTGCTACGTTAGTTGTTTACTGGACATGATGCAAGTG ACACGAAAAGGAAAGGTAAACTACGAAAGCTCATTGAAGCAAATTGATCAATTCATTCCGGACGATATGAAAGGAGACTTTCGTAAGGGATTGGACGCCTGCAAAGACGCTGGTTCGTACCAATCGTATTTTGATTTGAAAGGCGAATTCATTGATTCGATTTTCTCAGCTCAAGGCATGAAAAATCATTGCGATGCGGCTTTCACACTTCTCAAATGTTTCCACGCCAACAACCCGCAGTTTGTCTTTCCCTAA
- the LOC129774207 gene encoding glutamate receptor-like, which produces DFKIDVPVEIRSANIHAILVMNLLRDILSTNNGTLLALLIDYLASTFLSEYYCVCVVNSEHDHIPLNVALPRIVFNGDVNFYQNFQYGVDSGCRAFIVQEPTLWPFLDGFITIHDKSDQRSDKKKLIVLSDSPVTGTLKRICDHPSIKELPETVIIGYHVAEHENESIDAYTTEIFSDGTRGSTIVDVRPIIPPNYFPKKTQMNGIPIRFRTVMYPPFGYYEETTIEKANARYDPQYGTDDTPLFIDGTEPSLLVEFCHRYNCTIEAYFDETELWGAVFDNHTGTGLLGAVATRKADFAVAAIYYWLEVYRFAAFTAPIGRSGVTVLVPRARMVAPWRTPFLTFSRSLWIAVAVAFIAGMMSVWLIERIRFREMNKTKDRDKTLSDSVLTLIGFFMEQTAYMRNDVLSCAFLYTSLLFAGFMISNLYGAGLATIMTIPQYGHGIDNTIDLAASGIPFAGSDLAWIFAIMNASQPHLRTLVKNYLVGDRNFFTQHRRTRDMGFIGERTEFGHFGPVDFVDAESSKVLRLLKDDLAWETTAALVTKTCPFRGRFDEFLMRIRQSGIQYYWELRIVNRYINVNVQQNIFKTGPINSDSEAAPLLLIHVTGAFMILGFGLTISTFVFIWEYLNSKWTGRQFARN; this is translated from the exons gacttcaaaatcgatgtacctgtggaaatccgctctgcaaatatacatgca ATCCTAGTTATGAATCTACTGCGTGATATTTTATCTACAAACAATGGCACTTTGTTGGCATTACTAATCGATTACCTCGCCTCAACATTTCTCTCCGAATACTATTGCGTTTGTGTAGTGAATTCCGAACATGATCACATTCCTCTCAATGTTGCACTTCCGAGAATAGTTTTCAATGGTGATGTGAATTTTTACCAGAATTTTCAATATGGGGTGGACAGTGGGTGTCGAGCATTCATTGTCCAAGAACCGACCCTGTGGCCATTCTTAGATGGATTTATAACTATTCACGACAAATCAGACCAGCGTTCGGACAAGAAGAAGTTAATAGTTTTATCAGATTCACCAGTAACCGGAACGTTGAAAAGAATATGCGATCATCCAAGCATAAAAG AACTTCCCGAAACGGTTATCATAGGTTATCATGTTGCCGAACATGAGAATGAATCTATCGATGCATACACAACAGAAATCTTCAGCGATGGAACAAGAGGTTCTACGATCGTTGATGTTCGTCCCATCATTCCTCCGAATTATTTTCCGAAAAAGACCCAAATGAACGGTATCCCAATAAGATTCAGAACAGTCATGTATCCTCCATTTGGATATTATGAGGAAACG ACAATCGAGAAAGCAAATGCTCGATATGATCCACAGTATGGAACAGACgatacaccattgttcatcgaTGGAACGGAACCTTCACTGCTGGTAGAATTTTGCCATAGATACAATTGTACCATCGAAGCATATTTTG ATGAGACTGAACTATGGGGAGCAGTCTTCGACAACCACACAGGGACAGGTCTGCTAGGAGCTGTTGCTACGCGAAAGGCAGACTTCGCTGTAGCGGCCATTTACTACTG GCTTGAGGTTTACAGATTTGCCGCCTTTACCGCTCCAATCGGAAGATCCGGTGTAACTGTACTCGTACCGAGAGCACGGATGGTCGCACCATGGCGAACCCCGTTCCTAACATTTTCCAGATCTCTTTGGATAGCCGTAGCTGTGGCGTTCATTGCTGGAATGATGTCAGTATGGCTGATCGAAAGGATTCGCTTTCGTGAGATGAATAAAACTAAGGATCGGGATAAAACACTTAGCGATTCAGTGCTAACCCTGATAGGATTCTTCATGGAGCAAACCGCATATATGCGAAACGATGTCCTTTCTTGTGCCTTCCTGTACACCTCACTGCTGTTCGCCGGTTTTATGATTAGTAACTTATACGGAGCTGGCCTAGCCACCATAATGACAATTCCTCAGTACGGGCATGGAATCGACAATACGATAGATCTTGCGGCCAGCGGCATTCCATTCGCAGGATCAGATCTGGCGTGGATATTCGCGATCATGAACGCCTCACAG CCTCACCTGAGAACCCTAGTCAAAAACTATCTCGTAGGCGATAGAAACTTCTTCACGCAGCATCGGAGAACTCGAGACATGGGATTCATTGGCGAACGTACCGAATTTGGCCACTTCGGGCCAGTTGACTTCGTTGATGCGGAATCATCCAAAGTACTGCGATTGCTTAAGGACGACTTGGCTTGGGAAACTACCGCAGCACTCGTCACCAAGACTTGTCCCTTCAGAGGAAGATTCGACGAGTTTTTGATGAGAATCAGACAGTCGGGCATTCAATACTACTGGGAGCTTAGG ATAGTAAATCGATATATAAACGTGAACGTACAACAGAATATCTTCAAAACCGGACCAATAAACAGTGACAGTGAAGCGGCACCACTTTTACTGATTCATGTGACGGGCGCATTCATGATCCTAGGATTTGGACTTACAATCAGCACCTTCGTATTTATTTGGGAATATTTAAACAGCAAATGGACGGGAAGGCAATTTGCAAGAAATTGA
- the LOC129776533 gene encoding uncharacterized protein LOC129776533: protein MTQLEDDDALLNNLLKFPGTIIIYNNDLNTYNYVLNGHNSIPLSVSTMDGPVDLNDTVSINVETIPSCTPPGSPAASTTTTVEEHTEDTNSASNSSIPNESSLNITGNSQDDHEPEEMDDDGDSEPELTNLSWLTELKNITNLTPSDVPLTDLPTARFNKFIAQVRRSRESYDKRKEQYTSLTNSAEKPPFNYAQIIAMAMLDEGRMTLKQICKWIQEKFTYYKVHKNWNNSIRHNLSLSFYFTKVSRAKDEKGKGGYWELSMDVSKSEKKRIRVRHRNKGNSAGSSIRSRNRVRKTPDDADMNADLCEKSVDNDSIGGSIDGNNNNSSHVAVNDQQMEGNLNGSVVPSSTVDSSDNASSYDTGSVDSGVSDTYESPAIVINEDQLIKTSNLVDGCAFNFDSIINTDTGTGMFTNMNVDEIFSDNEIPQPANDDIIVPFFSNNGHQTIHTGPNVIVETIPYFLPDMVNFDEQDFGNLININEQEISDEFLNEHGFL from the exons CCTACAATTACGTCCTGAACGGCCACAATTCCATCCCACTATCAGTGTCCACCATGGACGGGCCAGTTGACCTGAATGACACTGTTTCAATCAATGTTGAAACCATTCCATCGTGTACACCGCCAGGGTCACCAGCAGCTTCGACGACAACGACCGTTGAAGAGCACACCGAAGATACCAACAGTGCCAGCAATAGCAGTATCCCGAACGAATCTTCTCTCAACATCACGGGAAACAGTCAGGACGATCATGAGCCGGAGGAAATGGACGACGATGGTGACTCAGAGCCCGAGCTTACCAATCTGTCCTGGCTGACAGAACTCAAGAACATCACAAACTTAACACCTTCGGATGTGCCGCTCACCGATCTGCCGACGGCTCGTTTTAATAAATTCATTGCCCAAGTGCGAAG AAGCCGAGAATCGTACGACAAAAGAAAAGAACAGTACACCTCGCTTACGAACTCGGCGGAAAAACCACCTTTCAATTATGCGCAAATCATCGCAATGGCGATGCTAGAtgagggacggatgaccttgaAACAAATTTGTAAATGGATACAGGAAAAATTTACTTATTATAAGGTGCACAAGAATTGGAAC aaCTCAATTCGACACAATCTCTCGCTGAGTTTTTACTTCACGAAGGTATCACGCGCCAAAGATGAAAAAGGGAAGGGGGGATACTGGGAGCTCTCCATGGATGTTTCCAAGAGCGAAAAGAAGCGCATCAGGGTACGGCATCGCAACAAAGGTAATTCGGCTGGATCTTCAATACGTAGTCGGAATAGAGTGCGCAAAACTCCTGATGATGCGGATATGAATGCTGACCTTTGTGAAAAATCGGTTGACAATGATTCTATTGGAGGTAGCATCGATGGAAACAACAATAACAGCAGCCATGTTGCAGTTAACGATCAGCAAATGGAGGGCAATTTGAATGGTTCAGTAGTTCCAAGCTCTACTGTTGATTCGTCTGACAATGCAAGCAGTTACGACACAGGATCCGTTGATAGTGGGGTTTCTGATACATACGAATCGCCTGCGATCGTTATCAATGAAGATCAGCTGATTAAAACAAGTAATTTGGTGGATGGTTGCGCCTTCAACTTCGATTCAATCATAAACACCGATACTGGTACAGGAATGTTTACAAACATGAACGTGGACGAG ATCTTCTCAGATAACGAGATTCCACAGCCCGCCAACGACGACATAATTGTACCGTTCTTCAGTAACAACGGTCACCAGACGATCCATACTGGGCCGAATGTGATCGTCGAAACCATCCCATACTTTCTGCCTGATATGGTCAATTTCGATGAGCAGGATTTCGGCAATCTGATTAACATCAACGAACAGGAAATCAGCGATGAGTTTCTCAATGAACATGGATTTTTGTAG